A single genomic interval of Piliocolobus tephrosceles isolate RC106 chromosome 7, ASM277652v3, whole genome shotgun sequence harbors:
- the LOC111520872 gene encoding small integral membrane protein 15-like, with the protein MFDMKPWAEYVVEWAAKDPYGFLTTVILALTPLFLASAVLSWKLAKMIEAREKEQTKKQNAKKTLQKLNN; encoded by the coding sequence ATGTTTGATATGAAGCCTTGGGCTGAGTATGTTGTGGAATGGGCTGCAAAGGACCCATATGGCTTCCTTACAACGGTTATTTTGGCCCTTACTCCACTGTTCCTAGCAAGTGCTGTACTGTCTTGGAAATTGGCCAAGATGATTGAGGCCAGGGAGAAGGAGCAAACGAAGAAACAAAATGCCAAGAAAACATTGCAAAAGCTAAACAACTGA